One window of Phycisphaeraceae bacterium genomic DNA carries:
- a CDS encoding nitrate reductase cytochrome c-type subunit, with amino-acid sequence MFNAHSMRWISPELVWISVLLAACVTLAAVGLGTASQLSSVAGPRDTPSTTGGSRQESVAWRLNNPAPHIVPESKAHPTAVADKLASRVRSMEHRASLRAYEGAPPVIPHAIADLNIQTCRACHAEGLNAGDKVAKMVSHTYLTNCTQCHVEAQPTSNDPADLSIGNLFVGLRPSGYGGTRAWGGAPPVMPHTTFMRTNCISCHGEHGYDGWRPDHLSRTNCVQCHVPAAQFEQLAPTFGFPDIADGQQADARP; translated from the coding sequence ATGTTCAACGCGCACTCAATGCGATGGATCTCGCCTGAACTGGTATGGATCAGTGTGCTGCTTGCGGCATGCGTGACCCTCGCTGCTGTGGGGCTGGGCACCGCATCTCAGCTCAGCTCCGTCGCGGGACCGCGCGACACCCCGAGCACGACGGGTGGTTCTCGTCAGGAGTCGGTCGCGTGGCGACTGAACAACCCTGCGCCGCACATCGTCCCCGAGTCGAAAGCACACCCAACGGCTGTTGCCGACAAGCTCGCGTCGAGGGTTCGCTCGATGGAGCATCGGGCGTCGCTGCGTGCATATGAGGGTGCGCCGCCTGTCATCCCACACGCCATCGCCGACCTGAACATCCAGACTTGCCGCGCGTGCCATGCCGAGGGGCTCAATGCCGGCGACAAGGTCGCGAAGATGGTCTCGCACACCTATCTCACTAACTGCACGCAGTGCCATGTCGAAGCCCAGCCCACGAGCAACGACCCCGCCGATCTGTCTATCGGCAATCTCTTCGTCGGGCTCCGTCCGAGCGGATACGGCGGAACACGAGCGTGGGGAGGGGCACCGCCGGTCATGCCGCACACCACCTTCATGCGAACAAACTGCATCAGTTGCCACGGCGAGCACGGATACGACGGCTGGCGACCGGACCACCTCTCCCGCACCAACTGCGTCCAGTGCCATGTACCGGCCGCGCAGTTCGAACAACTCGCACCCACCTTTGGCTTTCCCGACATTGCCGACGGTCAGCAAGCGGATGCGCGGCCTTAG
- a CDS encoding 4Fe-4S binding protein → MPEDPLLTRRDLLRGRILGRRAQTATGNAHDEKAGESPAGTQAKPVDARPSASGAMGRRFALPIHRPPGAIDEVSFLSGCTRCNKCITACPVSAIVYAPAKFRAAAGTPMIAPYAAACIMCEDTPCITACEPGVLRADQPRIMGVAWIQTMACLAHAGSFCTVCSERCPVAHAIDVDAGRPTIRADVCTGCGVCASVCPAPSNAIVVMPLADRPAIGRPHDTG, encoded by the coding sequence ATGCCCGAGGATCCACTTCTCACGCGGCGTGACCTCCTGCGAGGCCGGATTCTCGGCCGACGCGCTCAGACCGCTACGGGGAACGCCCATGACGAGAAGGCGGGCGAGAGTCCCGCCGGAACTCAGGCCAAGCCCGTCGATGCTCGTCCATCCGCCTCGGGCGCGATGGGGCGCCGATTCGCCCTCCCGATCCACCGCCCTCCAGGTGCGATTGACGAAGTCTCGTTCCTCTCCGGATGCACGCGATGCAACAAGTGCATTACCGCATGCCCGGTGAGTGCGATCGTTTACGCCCCGGCCAAGTTCCGCGCCGCGGCGGGTACGCCCATGATCGCCCCGTATGCCGCGGCGTGCATCATGTGCGAGGACACACCGTGTATCACGGCGTGCGAGCCCGGGGTGCTCAGGGCGGATCAGCCGCGGATAATGGGCGTGGCGTGGATTCAAACGATGGCATGCCTCGCGCACGCTGGTTCTTTCTGCACCGTTTGTTCGGAGCGATGCCCGGTGGCGCACGCGATCGATGTCGACGCGGGCAGGCCGACAATCCGAGCCGATGTGTGTACTGGGTGCGGCGTCTGTGCGAGTGTCTGCCCGGCACCGTCGAACGCGATCGTGGTCATGCCGCTCGCAGATAGGCCCGCGATCGGCCGACCACACGATACCGGGTGA
- the pdxH gene encoding pyridoxamine 5'-phosphate oxidase → MLDSLIDRLIVPTGVPEPFPDDPFPLLVQWLNEATESRAYPDANAMSLATSTLDGRPSVRIVLCKAIEPARHALTFFTNYESRKGIELAANPVASVVFYWPHAGRQARIEGQVERLGDAENDEYFSTRPLLSRIGAHASRQSKPIASRAVLLREAAKVAAVSCIEHAVRRPSHWGGYRLHADAVELWTACEGRLHQRLRWRSTPEHGSWCLDELSP, encoded by the coding sequence ATGCTCGATTCCCTCATTGACCGACTGATCGTTCCAACCGGCGTCCCCGAGCCGTTCCCGGATGATCCGTTCCCTCTGCTCGTACAGTGGCTGAACGAAGCAACTGAGAGCCGGGCATACCCCGATGCCAACGCGATGTCCCTAGCAACTTCAACGCTCGACGGAAGACCATCCGTTCGAATCGTCCTTTGCAAAGCAATCGAGCCCGCGCGGCACGCACTCACCTTCTTTACCAACTACGAGAGTCGCAAGGGCATTGAACTCGCAGCGAACCCTGTAGCGTCTGTTGTCTTCTACTGGCCTCACGCCGGACGCCAGGCACGCATAGAGGGTCAGGTCGAGCGGCTGGGCGATGCCGAGAACGACGAGTACTTCAGCACCAGGCCGCTGCTCTCCCGCATCGGCGCACACGCCAGCCGACAGAGCAAACCAATCGCCTCGAGAGCCGTACTCCTCCGCGAGGCAGCGAAAGTCGCTGCGGTCTCGTGTATCGAACATGCTGTCAGGCGCCCGTCCCATTGGGGCGGCTATCGACTCCACGCCGATGCAGTGGAACTCTGGACCGCGTGTGAGGGGCGACTTCACCAACGCCTGAGATGGCGATCAACGCCAGAGCACGGATCTTGGTGCCTCGATGAACTAAGCCCGTGA
- a CDS encoding Rrf2 family transcriptional regulator: protein MISQTIEYALRAMAHLASLDADRSANSETIAEHTRVPRGYLSKILRDLVVAGLIDSQRGPNGGFVLSRDAGKISILDVINAVDPIARITQCPLGNPEHIHLCPLHKRLDDALETIERQFKDTSLEDLQKSTRRASICHELGRPSQRKKDR, encoded by the coding sequence ATGATCTCACAGACCATCGAATACGCGTTGCGTGCCATGGCACATCTCGCCTCGCTGGATGCCGACCGCTCGGCAAACAGCGAGACCATCGCAGAGCACACGCGGGTTCCACGCGGCTACCTCTCGAAGATTCTCCGAGACCTCGTGGTGGCGGGGCTCATCGACTCTCAACGCGGACCAAACGGTGGGTTCGTGCTCTCCCGCGATGCCGGCAAGATCTCAATCCTCGACGTGATCAACGCGGTCGACCCGATCGCCAGGATCACCCAGTGTCCGTTGGGCAACCCCGAGCACATACATTTGTGCCCGCTTCACAAGCGCCTCGACGATGCATTAGAGACCATCGAACGACAGTTCAAGGACACAAGTCTGGAAGATCTCCAGAAATCAACTCGACGCGCTTCTATCTGCCATGAACTCGGCCGTCCTTCCCAGCGCAAGAAGGACAGATGA
- a CDS encoding DUF542 domain-containing protein — MKNSAIRETIGSIAVSRPESVSVFARHGLDFCCGGRRTLQQACEAAGMDPDAILAEIRDATNRVGDGEREDWHSMGMTDLADHIERVHHVRARDLIARIDALLPRVLGAHGDAHPELRAVAETFARFREELFDHMIREERVLFPWLRRLQTPGAVHIGPPWSVSRPISCMLHDHDDAAAALARIRDALSGYTTPADACASYAALVTALRELDEDTRVHIHKENNALFPAGMSAEAERQTRAGLADRPACGVQTSVHSPD, encoded by the coding sequence ATGAAGAACAGCGCGATCCGTGAGACCATCGGCTCCATCGCCGTGTCCAGACCGGAGTCCGTCTCCGTCTTTGCTCGTCACGGCCTGGACTTCTGCTGCGGCGGGCGGCGCACCCTGCAGCAGGCGTGCGAGGCCGCGGGCATGGACCCCGACGCGATCCTCGCCGAGATCCGCGATGCGACGAACCGCGTCGGGGATGGGGAAAGAGAAGACTGGCACTCGATGGGAATGACCGACCTGGCCGACCACATCGAGCGCGTGCACCACGTCCGCGCCCGCGACCTCATCGCCCGCATCGACGCGTTGTTGCCCCGTGTGCTCGGCGCCCACGGTGACGCTCACCCCGAGCTCCGCGCCGTTGCCGAGACGTTTGCGCGGTTCCGTGAGGAACTCTTCGACCACATGATCCGCGAGGAGCGTGTGCTCTTCCCGTGGCTCCGCCGGCTTCAGACGCCCGGCGCCGTCCACATCGGACCGCCATGGAGCGTCTCGCGCCCGATCTCGTGCATGCTGCACGACCACGACGATGCCGCCGCCGCGCTCGCACGCATCCGCGACGCTCTCTCGGGCTACACGACCCCCGCGGACGCGTGCGCCAGTTACGCGGCCTTGGTCACGGCGCTCCGCGAACTCGACGAGGACACAAGAGTTCATATCCACAAGGAGAACAACGCGCTCTTCCCGGCAGGAATGAGCGCCGAAGCCGAACGTCAGACAAGGGCGGGACTTGCCGATCGCCCAGCCTGCGGCGTGCAGACGTCCGTACACTCTCCAGACTGA
- a CDS encoding nitrous oxide reductase accessory protein NosL: protein MNAVPLRVLALLALALPGACGGPPLDGPPDLRAGRDECAECGMIIMDDRACAAVLVEIAGRREHRLFDDLGCLIDFRDQGHADMKELRAFAVDHGDGTWLDVNDARFVLADTARLMTPMGSGYIAFAKQNDADHAMTTIGGRAADFDGLAAARRAWRASLHTPAQPEETTDEEQRDP, encoded by the coding sequence ATGAACGCCGTTCCCCTCCGCGTCCTCGCCCTGCTGGCACTCGCCCTCCCAGGCGCGTGCGGCGGGCCCCCGCTCGACGGTCCGCCGGATCTTCGAGCCGGGCGAGACGAGTGCGCCGAGTGCGGCATGATCATCATGGACGATCGGGCCTGTGCCGCCGTGCTCGTCGAGATCGCCGGACGACGCGAGCACCGGCTCTTCGACGACCTTGGCTGCCTGATCGACTTCCGCGATCAGGGCCACGCCGATATGAAGGAACTCCGCGCGTTTGCAGTCGACCACGGCGACGGCACATGGCTCGACGTGAATGACGCCCGCTTCGTTCTCGCCGACACGGCCCGTCTCATGACACCCATGGGTTCCGGCTACATCGCCTTCGCAAAGCAGAATGACGCCGACCACGCCATGACCACGATCGGAGGACGCGCCGCCGACTTCGACGGCCTCGCCGCTGCGCGACGCGCGTGGCGTGCCTCCCTCCACACCCCAGCTCAGCCCGAGGAGACCACCGATGAAGAACAGCGCGATCCGTGA
- a CDS encoding ABC transporter permease subunit: MAHTRPSITGIPHPPCTLATIAWVGVRELRDAVGTRWFALYTLAFAALGLGVSFVSAAGSGGQGLSSFGRTSAGLINLVLLVVPLMALSAGASSIASDRERGMLAYLLAQPVSRTELLLGKYLGLAVALLSCILLGLGLCGIVVGSRGGSLDASSIIWLAGLSLLLALGMLATGMLISVVTRRASVATGTAVFLWLALVFGTDLALMAGTLTFRLRIEELFALSLINPLQVFKMWSLHAIDSTLDVLGPAALYAVEEHGNGLHGLFALCLGLWILLPLALACVLFSRKGAS; encoded by the coding sequence TCGCCTGGGTCGGCGTGCGAGAGCTTCGGGACGCCGTGGGCACGCGATGGTTCGCGCTCTACACGCTCGCGTTCGCCGCGCTCGGGCTTGGCGTCTCGTTCGTCTCGGCCGCCGGCTCGGGAGGCCAGGGCCTCTCCAGTTTCGGCCGCACCAGCGCCGGCCTGATCAATCTCGTGCTGCTCGTGGTCCCGCTGATGGCGCTCTCGGCCGGCGCGTCGTCGATCGCGTCGGACCGGGAGCGGGGAATGCTCGCGTATCTTCTGGCGCAGCCGGTGTCACGGACCGAGCTGCTGCTCGGGAAGTACCTTGGCCTCGCGGTCGCGTTGCTCTCGTGCATCCTGCTCGGGCTGGGCCTGTGCGGCATCGTGGTCGGCTCCAGGGGCGGCTCGCTGGACGCTTCGAGCATCATCTGGCTGGCGGGACTCTCGCTCCTGCTCGCACTCGGGATGCTCGCCACGGGCATGCTGATCTCGGTTGTCACCCGGCGCGCCTCCGTCGCAACCGGTACGGCGGTGTTCCTGTGGCTTGCGCTCGTGTTCGGCACGGACCTTGCGCTGATGGCGGGCACGCTCACGTTCCGCCTCCGCATCGAGGAGCTCTTCGCACTCAGTCTGATCAACCCGCTGCAGGTCTTCAAGATGTGGTCGCTGCACGCCATCGACTCGACCCTCGACGTGCTGGGCCCCGCCGCGCTGTATGCGGTTGAGGAGCACGGCAACGGGCTGCACGGCCTGTTCGCGCTCTGCCTGGGCCTGTGGATCCTCCTTCCGCTCGCGCTCGCCTGCGTTCTCTTCTCGCGAAAGGGCGCCTCATGA